One Thauera sp. K11 DNA window includes the following coding sequences:
- a CDS encoding M23 family metallopeptidase, which yields MSKSKKIVVSFLLLFLAGFMVPERIKIPVAGASKNDWNQQSFWFEPWGTSGVHKGIDIFADHGRPVVSTTDGMVLYTGNLAKGGNVVVVLGPKWRLHYFAHLETIDTSFLSLVLSGEAVGTVGDSGNAKGKPPHLHYSIVRLLPVPWAIDASTQGYKKAFFINPGSYLGGQV from the coding sequence ATGTCAAAATCCAAGAAAATCGTTGTTTCATTTCTTCTGCTGTTTTTGGCAGGCTTCATGGTTCCAGAGCGGATCAAGATTCCCGTGGCGGGTGCTTCGAAAAATGACTGGAATCAGCAGTCATTCTGGTTTGAGCCTTGGGGTACTTCTGGTGTGCATAAAGGCATCGATATCTTTGCGGATCATGGCCGGCCTGTCGTGAGTACAACGGACGGCATGGTTCTTTACACTGGCAACCTCGCAAAAGGTGGCAATGTAGTTGTTGTCCTGGGCCCGAAATGGCGGCTTCACTATTTTGCGCATCTAGAGACTATTGATACTTCGTTTCTCAGTCTTGTATTGTCAGGCGAGGCAGTAGGTACGGTGGGCGATAGCGGGAATGCCAAAGGCAAGCCACCTCATCTCCATTATTCCATCGTCCGGTTGCTGCCCGTGCCTTGGGCCATCGATGCTTCCACACAAGGCTACAAGAAAGCATTCTTTATCAATCCTGGTTCATATCTGGGTGGTCAGGTATAA
- a CDS encoding HD domain-containing protein: MQFLQQSWQRAWVALGAQPDRALFEQVVDCYKESHRKYHTLQHLRECLEKLQPVLELAEHPGEVELALWFHDAVYELRREDNELQSALWAKRELAASGVPLEAGERVQALVLATRHSALPVSQDERLLVDIDLSILGAEPERFAEYERQVREEYGWVPRWLFRRKRLAVLREFIGRISIFSTEHFHDQLEDQARENLEHSITRLAG; this comes from the coding sequence ATGCAGTTCCTCCAGCAGTCGTGGCAAAGAGCCTGGGTTGCGTTGGGCGCGCAGCCTGATCGAGCCCTGTTCGAACAGGTGGTCGATTGCTACAAGGAGTCGCATCGCAAGTACCACACGCTTCAGCATCTCCGGGAGTGTCTTGAGAAATTGCAGCCTGTGCTCGAGTTGGCCGAGCATCCTGGTGAGGTCGAGCTTGCACTGTGGTTCCATGATGCGGTGTATGAATTGAGGCGCGAAGACAATGAATTGCAAAGTGCGCTTTGGGCCAAGCGGGAACTCGCAGCGAGTGGTGTGCCGCTGGAAGCGGGGGAGCGGGTCCAGGCGCTCGTGTTGGCCACCAGGCATTCGGCATTGCCGGTATCCCAGGATGAGCGCTTGCTTGTGGATATCGACCTTTCCATCCTTGGAGCGGAGCCCGAGCGATTTGCCGAGTACGAGCGCCAAGTGCGGGAAGAATATGGCTGGGTGCCTCGCTGGCTGTTTCGCCGCAAGCGGTTGGCTGTACTTCGTGAATTCATAGGCCGCATCTCGATTTTCAGCACCGAGCATTTCCATGATCAGCTTGAGGACCAGGCGCGTGAGAACCTTGAGCACTCCATTACCCGGCTTGCGGGCTGA